The following are encoded together in the Salvelinus alpinus chromosome 37, SLU_Salpinus.1, whole genome shotgun sequence genome:
- the LOC139565992 gene encoding anoctamin-6-like: protein MNESGDNILEMDSLSETKLEGDTEIEMGMEVVYSQEFLPTYETIPEGASVPKVEKVEFNGKSDSLFFNDGVRRIDFVLVYEDEDMKETDKNRTFQKRKQRREYFEASLMKMGMELEAARSVVDEKLLFVKVHMPWDMLCTYAEVLHIKLPIQPNDLSTTSSPFNFLSCITKHFYPSEDLIAKETEYFTAPFEKDRLEYFYVKDRDLFFTPSMRSRMAYYILSRAPYEVRENIKKFGVTKLLDGGVYKAAYPLHDCRFNVRSKEDECPNERYLLYNEWAHPKSFYKMQPLDLIRKYYGEKIGIYFAWLGFYTAMLALAAIVGLGCFIYGYTTQETSTWSKEVCDPLIGGNIVMCPQCDKECTYWRLNSTCESSKKLCIFDNYGTLVFAVFMAIWVTVFLEFWKRYQAELEYEWDTVEFLEQEEQPRPEYEAKCNHDRINPVTRVKEKVPYTACGRCIRVSLGIGTVLFWIVLILASVVAIIVYRLAVFFSFSTRLQSDLKELEPFKEYVTAQMATSVTASIISFVVIMVLNILYERVAIWITDFELPRTRTDYENSLTLKMFLFQFVNYYSSCFYIAFAKGKVVGYPGQPVYLLGKYRNEECDPGGCLIELTTQLTIIMGGKAIWNNIQEVLLPWMKNLIFRYCTRVGSEKVIPRWEQDYQLQPIGKLGLFYEYLEMVIQFGFVTLFVASFPLAPVLALVNNLFEIRVDAWKIITQFRRMVPEKAQDIGAWQPILQGVAILAVASNAMIIAFTSDMIPRLVYYWSFSVYPYGDHSSHTMQGYINNTLSVFDIQDFSNKSRPLQTPYWFNNSTTCRYRDFRYPPGHHRQYEYSIYYWHVIAAKMAFIIVVEHIVYLTKFVLSYVIPDVPYTVREQIKREKYLSQVILHETNLKLVTKRLKPFGDKILKQNEDKEEEIMDLYF from the exons TCTATTCTCAGGAGTTTTTGCCAACCTATGAGACTATACCTGAGGGGGCATCAGTGCCCAAAGTGGAGAAG GTTGAGTTCAACGGCAAATCTGACTCTCTGTTCTTCAATGATGGGGTTAGACGGATCGACTTTGTCTTAGTCTATGAAGATGAGGACATGAAGGAGACTGACAAAAATAGAACGTTCCAGAAACGTAAA CAACGCAGAGAGTACTTTGAGGCCAGCTTGATGAAGATGGGGATGGAACTAGAGGCTGCCAGATCT GTGGTGGATGAGAAGCTGTTGTTCGTCAAGGTGCACATGCCTTGGGACATGCTGTGTACCTACGCCGAGGTTCTCCACATCAAGCTGCCCATTCAGCCCAATGACCTGTCCACCACGTCCTCGCCCTTTAACTTCCTCAGTTGCATCACCAAACACTTCTACCCCAGCGAGGACCTCATAGCCAAGGAGACGGAGTACTTCACCGCCCCATTCGAGAAGGACAGACTGGAGTACTTCTACGTGAAGGACCGGGACCTCTTCTTCACGCCGTCCATGAGGAGTAGAATG GCCTACTACATCCTCAGCCGAGCCCCCTATGAGGTGCGAGAGAACATCAAGAAGTTTGGTGTCACCAAGCTGCTCGATGGGGGGGTGTACAAGGCTGCTTATCCCTTACATGAT TGCAGATTCAACGTCAGGTCGAAGGAAGATGAGTGCCCCAATGAGAGATACCTCCTGTATAACGAGTGGGCTCACCCTAAAAGTTTCTATAAGATGCAGCCACTTGATCTCATAAG AAAGTATTATGGGGAGAAGATTGGCATTTACTTTGCTTGGCTGGGCTTCTATACAGCCATGCTCGCCCTCGCTGCTATTGTTGGGCTTGGCTGTTTCATTTATGGGTACACGACTCAAGAAACAAGCACCTGGAG CAAAGAGGTGTGCGACCCTTTGATTGGAGGGAATATTGTGATGTGTCCGCAGTGTGATAAGGAGTGCACATACTGGAGGCTGAACAGCACCTGTGAATCTTCTAAA AAACTGTGCATATTTGATAACTATGGGACGCTCGTGTTTGCTGTCTTTATGGCCATTTGGG TGACCGTGTTTCTGGAGTTCTGGAAGCGCTACCAAGCAGAACTGGAGTATGAGTGGGACACCGTGGAGTTCctggagcaggaggagcaacctCGTCCCGAGTATGAGGCCAAGTGTAACCACGACAGAATCAACCCTGTCACACGG GTAAAAGAGAAAGTACCTTATACAGCCTGTGGACGGTGTATAAGAGTGTCTTTAGGAATTGGGACTGTCTTATTCTGG ATTGTGTTGATCCTAGCGTCAGTGGTGGCCATCATCGTATACCGACTGGCAGTGTTCTTCTCATTTTCGACGAGACTCCAGTCTGACCTAAAGGAGCTCGAACCGTTTAAGGAGTATGTGACCGCACAAATGGCCACCTCCGTCACTGCTTCTATCATCAGCTTCGTAGTAATCATGGTGCTCAACATCCTGTATGAGAGGGTTGCCATCTGGATCACTGACTTTG AGCTACCAAGGACCAGGACGGATTATGAGAACAGTCTGACTCTGAAGATGTTCCTGTTCCAGTTTGTCAACTACTACTCCTCCTGCTTCTACATTGCCTTTGCCAAAGGGAAAGTGGTTGGTTACCCTGGGCAACCTGTTTACCTGCTGGGCAAGTACAGGAATGAGGAG TGTGATCCAGGAGGATGCCTGATTGAATTGACAACCCAGCTCACTATCATCATGGGCGGTAAAGCCATCTGGAATAACATTCAGGAGGTGTTGCTGCC GTGGATGAAGAATTTGATATTCCGCTACTGCACACGTGTGGGGTCTGAAAAGGTGATTCCTCGCTGGGAGCAGGACTATCAGCTGCAGCCCATTGGGAAGCTGGGCCTCTTCTATGAATACCTGGAGATGG TGATTCAGTTTGGTTTTGTGACTCTGTTCGTGGCCTCCTTCCCCCTGGCTCCTGTCCTGGCTCTGGTCAATAACCTCTTTGAGATCCGGGTGGACGCCTGGAAGATCATCACCCAGTTCCGCCGCATGGTTCCAGAGAAGGCCCAAGACATCGGGGCGTGGCAACCCATTCTCCAAGGTGTCGCCATCTTGGCTGTGGCATCAAAT GCCATGATCATTGCCTTCACATCAGACATGATCCCACGATTGGTTTACTACTGGTCTTTCTCTGTGTATCCCTATGGAGACCATTCCAGTCACACCATGCAGGGCTACATCAACAACACGCTCTCTGTGTTCGACATCCAGGACTTCTCCAACAAGAGCCGGCCCTTGCAAACACCTTACTGGTTCAATAACAGCACCACCTGCAG ATATCGAGATTTCAGATATCCACCAGGACACCACAGACAATATGAATACAGTATCTACTACTGGCATGTGATAGCTGCCAAGATGGCTTTCATAATAGTTGTAGAG CACATTGTATACCTGACCAAGTTCGTTCTGTCCTACGTGATCCCGGACGTGCCTTACACAGTGAGGGAACAGATCAAACGAGAGAAGTACTTGAGCCAGGTCATCCTTCACGAGACCAACCTCAAACTGGTGACCAAACGCTTAAAGCCTTTCGGTGATAAGATACTTAAACAAAATGAGGATAAGGAGGAGGAGATTATGGACCTTTACTTTTAA